The Candidatus Nomurabacteria bacterium genomic sequence CTGCCGCAGGCTTACCGCTTGATAGCAACGACATTCTCATTTACCGTCAAAGCTACGTACCTGCGCATAGTGAACTGACGTGGATTTTGGATTGCTTTACCGGATTTGGCGAAATGAGACGAATGACCCAGTTCAAAGATAAATCGAGCCAGCTATCTCAAGACGCTACACTGTCAGCTAGCGAAGAGCATAGATACAAAACTCAAGGTGAGTATTCAAACAGCACTTCCGTTGGCCTCTTCAACTACCCCGTTCTCATGGCCTGCGACATCCTCCTTTATGGCGCCAAATACGTGCCTGTCGGCGACGATCAGACTCAGCATCTGGAATTTACCCGCGACATAGCAGGGCGCATGAACAATAAGTTCGGCGATCTGTTCGAGGTGCCGTACGAAGTCAGCAAACAGCATGAATTCTTTAACAAAGGCCAAGGGCTTCGCATCATGGACCTTGTAGATCCAACTAAAAAAATGAGTAAGTCTGACGACATCGGCAAGGGTGTCATATTTCTGACAGATGACCCAGAAGCCGCAGCCAAAAAGGTGATGTCTGCAACTACCGACGACAAAGCTAGCGTCAACTACAATCCGGTCGAGCAGCCCGGTATCAGCAACCTATTGCAAATCCTCGCTCTTCTACGTAGCAAGCCGCTCGACGAAGTGGAGTCTGAATTTAAAGGTCAATCTAGTTATGGTGATTTTAAACGAGTCGTTGCTGACGAAGTGTCACAATTCCTGACAGCTTTTCAAACGAAGCTAGCCGATGTAGATGACGGCGCCATAGCCGCTGCATTTGAGCAATCCGAAAAAACTGCAAACGAACAGGCGAATGCAACGCTACTCCGCGTACAGCAAGCGGTCGGACTGCGACCAAGGAACTAATCATGAGACTCGACGCATACCTAGCTCAGTACTGGCCTGAACATTCTCGCGCGACGTGGCAAAAATACGTAAAAGCCGGTTACGTAACCGTAAATGGAGAAGTAGAAAAAAGCACAAAACGACTGCTTGACGAAGACGACAAAGTTGAAACCAGCGTGCCAGATGCACAAACGCACGACGACCAATCACTTCCGATCATATACCAAGACAAGAATGTCATCGTCATCAACAAGCCTACTGGCATCCTTTCTCATAGCAAGGGCGTGTTAAACGATGAGTTCACCGTTGCAGGTTTCTTTAAGCGATTTACAAAATATAATGTCGACACTAATCGACCGGGTATCATCCATCGACTCGACCGTGACACAAGCGGCGTACTGATTGGCGCGCTTAACGATAAAACCGCGAAACTGCTACAACGACAATTCTCTGATCGCAAGGTAAAAAAGACATACATTGCTGTTGTCGATGGCATACCGAAACAATCAGAAGCCCTCATAGACTTACCGATTGGACGAAACCCCAAGCACCCTAGTCAGTTCCGCGTTGATCCAAACGGCAAATCAGCGCAGACCGCTTACCGTATATTGGCTTCGAGCAAGAAGTACAGCCTCGTTGAGCTTCAGCCTCATACTGGTCGCACACATCAATTACGCGTTCACATGGCATACATCGGAACGCCAATTCATGGCGACAAGGTCTACGGCAAACAAGCAGACAGACTTTATCTTCACGCCGCCAAACTAGAAATCACCATACCCGAAGGTGAACGTATGCTATTTGCGGCAGATGTGCCACCTGAATTCGCTTCCATGGAAATGGCGTAATGCTCGATGATTTATTGCTTCATCCGCGGACACGCCAACTCGCCGACAGGCTTGCAATCAATCTGCCACAAGGCTTGATCATTGACGGGCCGGTTGGTAGTGGCGTTGCTTCTGTAGCGAAAGCACTTGCAAAGCACCTAGGCTCACCAGAATTGACATTATCTCCAAAAAAGAAGGTGAGGGGAGAGTTTGTTGTCGATGCCGACGAAGGCAGCGTCATCATAGATGACGTACGACTGCTCTATCAACAAACGCGCACTAAACAGCCAGGGCGACACGTTTATGTAATAGACACCGGTAATAAGTCGATGACGGTTTCAGCGCAAAATGCCTTTTTAAAACTTCTCGAGGAGCCTCGTAACGGCCTGCACTTCATCATAGCCACACACCAGTTCG encodes the following:
- the trpS gene encoding tryptophan--tRNA ligase, which codes for MTKSVILTGLRANNNLTIGNYFGAMLPIIEMAKSHAGEYQINMFIPDLHSFTTPINHDDLQNQIIHNARLFAAAGLPLDSNDILIYRQSYVPAHSELTWILDCFTGFGEMRRMTQFKDKSSQLSQDATLSASEEHRYKTQGEYSNSTSVGLFNYPVLMACDILLYGAKYVPVGDDQTQHLEFTRDIAGRMNNKFGDLFEVPYEVSKQHEFFNKGQGLRIMDLVDPTKKMSKSDDIGKGVIFLTDDPEAAAKKVMSATTDDKASVNYNPVEQPGISNLLQILALLRSKPLDEVESEFKGQSSYGDFKRVVADEVSQFLTAFQTKLADVDDGAIAAAFEQSEKTANEQANATLLRVQQAVGLRPRN
- a CDS encoding RluA family pseudouridine synthase; translation: MRLDAYLAQYWPEHSRATWQKYVKAGYVTVNGEVEKSTKRLLDEDDKVETSVPDAQTHDDQSLPIIYQDKNVIVINKPTGILSHSKGVLNDEFTVAGFFKRFTKYNVDTNRPGIIHRLDRDTSGVLIGALNDKTAKLLQRQFSDRKVKKTYIAVVDGIPKQSEALIDLPIGRNPKHPSQFRVDPNGKSAQTAYRILASSKKYSLVELQPHTGRTHQLRVHMAYIGTPIHGDKVYGKQADRLYLHAAKLEITIPEGERMLFAADVPPEFASMEMA